The following proteins are encoded in a genomic region of Spirosoma sp. SC4-14:
- a CDS encoding PE-PGRS family protein — protein MRILIVVLGSLTVLSCNLGVSPDGAKFSSTPTVTPVQPGLIDEASGLADSRSMPGNVWIEQDSGNPPDITLLGYDGSVKGKITVPNATNVDWEDMAIGPGPQDGKNYIYMADIGDNNAQRANCVIYRFVEPASLQESIGQVERINYKYPDGARDAEAIIVDPQTRDTWIISKREDKVHLYRLPYPQDVNQVTTLEAYGELPFTYVTSAAISPDGSEILLRTYLQVYYWKRETGQTVADAMQKGTAQQLIVKAEPQGEAIGFDKESKGFFTISERASASSVNLYYYARK, from the coding sequence AGTTTAGTAGCACGCCAACCGTAACGCCGGTTCAGCCCGGACTGATCGATGAAGCCTCGGGGCTGGCCGATAGCCGGTCGATGCCCGGTAATGTCTGGATTGAACAAGACAGTGGTAATCCGCCAGATATAACCTTGTTGGGATACGATGGAAGCGTAAAAGGTAAGATAACAGTGCCAAACGCCACCAATGTCGATTGGGAGGATATGGCCATTGGCCCCGGCCCGCAGGATGGGAAAAATTATATTTATATGGCCGATATTGGCGATAACAACGCTCAGCGGGCCAACTGCGTAATTTACCGGTTTGTGGAGCCTGCCAGTTTACAGGAATCAATTGGGCAGGTTGAGCGAATCAACTACAAATATCCTGATGGTGCCCGCGACGCCGAAGCCATTATTGTTGATCCGCAAACGCGCGATACCTGGATTATATCGAAACGGGAAGATAAAGTGCACTTATACCGGCTGCCCTATCCACAGGATGTAAATCAGGTAACCACGCTGGAAGCCTATGGTGAGCTGCCGTTTACGTATGTGACCAGTGCTGCTATTTCGCCCGATGGCTCCGAAATTCTACTACGAACCTATCTACAGGTTTATTACTGGAAACGGGAAACGGGCCAAACCGTAGCCGATGCCATGCAGAAAGGAACCGCTCAGCAACTGATCGTTAAGGCAGAACCACAGGGTGAGGCTATTGGCTTCGATAAAGAGTCGAAAGGGTTCTTTACAATTAGTGAGCGGGCCAGCGCATCGTCGGTGAATCTCTATTACTACGCCCGAAAATAG